A segment of the Candidatus Eisenbacteria bacterium genome:
CCGTCGAGACGAAGATCCCGCGAACCGAGGTGGCGTGAGACGATGCGGCCATTCGCCTGCCCGCTCACCCTCATCCAGCCCGAAAGGAGAACAGCCATGCCGAAGTACGTCATCGAGCGCGACATCCCGGGAGCCGGCAAGCTCTCGCCCGACCAGCTCCAGAGCATCTCGCAACGGTCGTGCACGGTCCTCGATCGCCTGGGACCGAAGATCCAGTGGCTCCAGAGCTACGTCACCGACGACAAGATCTACTGCGTCTACATCGCCCCCGACGAGGAGACCGTCCGCGAGCACGCGAAGCAGGGCGGCTTCCCGGCGAACCGTGTCGCCGAGGTGCGGGCGATCATCGACCCGACCACGGCCGAGTGAGGAGGCGGCGGCGATGTCCGTTCCGGTATTGGTCCTGCTCCTTTTCGCCGGTTGGACGCTCGCGACGCTGCTCGCCACGGTCGGGGTCTATCGCTGGAGCCACATCCTCACCGGGCGGGCGGCGCTGAGCGAGTTCAGGGCCGACGAGCAGCAGGGCAGCGATTGGTACCGCCGCGCCATGCGAGCACACGCGAACTGCCTGGAGAACCTCCCCCTCTACGCCGCGATCGTGGTGGCGATCGTGGCGAGCGGCGCGCGGAGTCCGACGCTCGACACGCTCGCCGTCGTGATGCTCGCCGCACGTGTGCTGCAAACCTTGACGCACGTCACGTTCCCGCAAACCGATCCCGTCGTCGGCGTCCGCTTCGCGTTCTTCTTCACCCAGCTCGTCTGCATGGCCGCGATGGGAACGATCGTGGCGCTGCACGCATGAATCAGCGGTGTCCCGTCTGCTGCGCGGCAACCTCGACGCGGGTGGATGACGCGCGTGGGAGGCAGGCCGATCACCTCATCCCGGCGCCCACGCGACGATCACCGGCCCGCTCGGCGTCACGCTCCCCGAGCGAGGCTCGAGCGTGACCTCGACGCCGTCCGGCAGAGAAGCCAGCGCCTCGCTCTCGGCGATGAGGCGCGCGCTTCCTCCCGCGTCGGGCAGCGTCGTGCCTAGCGACGTCCACGTGGCCCCGTGCCGTACCCACGCCTGATAGGTCTTCCCGGCCGGCGCCGGCGGGAGCTGCGAGAGGGTGACCACCGCGACGCCGACGCCTGGGCGGCCCCGGTAGCGCGCGTGCGTCTCCTGCGGCACGCCGGCTTCGGGGGCGAGTCGCAGGTTCACGCTGTCGCTCGCGGTGATCATCGAGAGCGCGCGATCGTAGCGTACCAGCGTCGCGCGCTCCGTCGCGTAACGGACGCCGAGCGCGGCCAGCAGGCAGAACGTGGCGAGCGCCGCCCACTGCGGTCCGATCGTCGCGCGTAATTTCTGGAGCCCGGCGCGGATGCGCGTCTTGGCCGTGCCGAGAGGCAGACCCAGCTCGGCCGCGACCTCCTCGTGGGTGAGATCGTCGAGGAAGGCGAGCCCGAGCGCTTCGCGCTGCGGAGGTGGGAGCTGGTCGAGCGCCGACTTGAGAGCGTCGCGGCGGTGCTGCTGCGCCGTCGCCTCGGCGGGTCCGAGGCCGGTCGCGGGAAGTCGGTCGAGCACGAGCCCCTCGGGATCGGCCACGATCTCCGGCTGACGGCTGCGCCGGCGCAGCTCGTTCAAGAGCCGGAAGTGCGCGATCTGCAGGACCCACGCGCGAACCGTGCCGCGCTCGGGGTCGAACCGTCCGGCGTTGCGCCAGACGGTCAGGAGGACGTCCTGCACGAGGTCTTCGGCAGCGGCGCGGTCGACCGAATGCGAAGCCAGACGGAAGATCGACCGCGCGAAGCGACGGTGGAGCAGCGCGAGAGCTTCCGCGGACCCGCCGGCGACCTGGCGCATCAGCTCGTCGTCGGGGACGTCCTCGGTCGAGGGCATGCGCCGGGTTCCGTTCGTACCAGCGTACATGGGTATCGCAATCGCTACTACACCGGCGGACGCGATCCGGATTTGGCCCCGGGCCCGAGGCGTACGGCCCCACTCGCCCTCGCCCCATCCGAGCGGATGATGGCGGTGTAGAGACCCGTCGGGAGATCGAATGACCGCAGAACCGGAAAGGAACGAGACGATGATCGAACGACTGTGGAGCTGGCTTCTTCACCCTCCGGTGACCGGACCTCGCGCGACGACCCTCATCCGCATGATGGCGGGCGCCGTCTTCTTCTGGGAAGGCATCCTGAAGTTCGTCTACGAGAACCAGGGAGTGGGGCGGTTCACGAAGCTCGGCATGCCGTTTCCGCTCTTCACGGCGCACGTCGTGGGATGGCTCGAGATGGTCGGTGGCTTTGCGCTGATGGTCGGCCTCGGAACCCGGCTGATCGCGATTCCGTTCATCATCGAGATGCTCGTCGCATGGCTCTCCACCAAGCCGGCCATCTTCCTCGGAACGTCGCCGCTCCCGCTGCCCCCGTCGCCGCCCCAGGTGGGCATCTGGGCCGTCCTCCACGAGATGCGATCGGAGTACGCGCAGACCATGAGCTGCATCTTCCTGCTGCTGGCCGGACCGGGGCCCTGGTCGCTCGACGCGGTGCTGGAGGCTCGCCGGAGCGACGATCGCCGGCGCCCATCCGAGCCAGCGGAGCCGCGCCGGCTCGGCGCCGGAACGCAGTCGTAGGCCGGCACCCCGACCGTCGACTTCCGGCGACGTTCCATGTGAGAATCCCCGTCGCGTCCGCGAACGGGGGAGTCGTGACATGAGCGCTCAGAACGGTGGGCAGGGCGAGCCCGGCAAACTGGACTTCGACGTCGTCGTGGTGGGTGCCGGCTTCGCCGGGCTCTACATGCTCTACCGGCTTCGCGCCCTCGGGTTCTCGGCGACGGTGATCGAGAGCGCCGACGACGTCGGCGGTACCTGGTACTGGAACCGCTACCCGGGTGCGCGCTGCGACATCGAGAGCATCGACTACTCGTACAGCTTCGATCCCGCGCTCCAGACCGAGTGGCAGTGGTCGGAGCGCTATGCGACGCAGCCCGAGATCCTGCGCTACCTCGGGTACGTCGCCGACAAGCACGACCTGCGGCGCGACATCCGGTTCTCGACGCGCGTCGAATCGGCCGCATGGGACGGCGCCGCCAAGCGCTGGCGCGTGCGCACCGACCGCGGCGACGAGCTGCGCTGCCGGTTCTACGTCATGGCCACCGGCTGCCTCTCGCTGCCGAAAACGCCGGACATCGAGGGCGTCGCACGCTTCCGCGGCGAGACCTACTACACCAACCGGTGGCCGCACGCGGGCGTCGACTTCTCGGGGAAGCGGGTCGCCGTCATCGGCACGGGCTCGTCGGGCATCCAATCGATCCCGATCATCGCGCGCCAGGCGGCGGAGCTCACCGTGTTCCAGCGCACGCCGAACTTCTCCCGGCCCGCATTCAACGGACCGGTGGCGGCCGAGAAGAAGGCCCGGTTCGACGCCGACCCGGCCGCGTACCGCGAGGCGGCTCGATGGTCACGCGCCGGCGTGCCGGCCGAGCCGAGCATGGTGCGAACGTTCCAGGTGTCGGAGCGGGAGCGGCTGGCGAAGTACGAAGAGGCCTATGCGTCCGGCGACCTGCTCGCCCTCGGCTCGACCTTCGCCGACCTCGGCGCCGATCCGCGCGCCAACGAGACCGTGTGCGACTTCATGCGGGGCAAGATCCGCTCGATCGTGCGTGACCCCGCGACGGCGGAGACGCTCTGTCCGAACAACCACTTCTACGGCACCAAGCGTCCGTGCATCGACACCAACTACTTCGAGACCTTCAACCTGCCCCACGTCCACCTGGTCGACCTGCGCAAGGATCCCATCCGGACGATCACCGAGACGGGCATCGATACGGCGTCGCGATCGTTCACGTTCGACGCCATCGTGTTCGCCACGGGGTTCGACGCCATGACCGGCGCGATCGTCGCCGTCGACATCAAGGGACGGGACGGGGTGGCCTTGGCGCGGAAGTGGGCCGAGGGCCCCAGGACGTACCTCGGCCTCATGACCAGCGGCTTCCCGAACTTCTTCACCATCACCGGGCCGGGCAGCCCTTCGGTGCTCTCGAACATGGTCGTGTCGATCGAGCAGCACGTCGACTGGATCGGCGCCTGCCTCGCCCACATGCGCGCCGAGCGCCTCGACGCGGTCGAGCCGACGCCGGTCGCCGAAGCGGGCTGGGTGCAGCACGTGAACGACTGCGGCGACATCACGCTCTTTCCGCGCGCCGACTCCTGGTACATGGGCGCGAACGTTCCGGGGAAGCCGCGCGTCTTCCTTCCCTACGTCGGCGGCGTCGACCGCTATCGCAAGGCCTGCGACGAAGTGGTGGGCCGCGGTTATCTCGGCTTCGCGTTCGACGGCCCCGGGGGCGCGCGTTGCAACGACGGCGTCGTCAACCGGCTGCAGCTCGACGTCGCGATGGTGCTCGAGCTGATGGCGGGCCTCGGGCTGCCCCCGATCGAGTCCCTGTCGGCCGCCGATGCCCGCGCGCTCTGGGCCGCCACCGCGATCGACCGCCCGCCCGGACCCGACGTGGGCGACGTCGCCGACGGCGTGCTGCGCGGGGCGGCCGGCCCGCTCGTGTACCGGCGCTACCGGCCGTCGACCCCGGGGCCGCATCCGATCGTCGTCTACTTCCACGGCGGCGGCTGGGTGCTGGGCGGCCTCGACTCCGACGATCCGTTCTGTCGCGACCTCTGCGTGCGCTCGGACGCGGTCGTCGTGTCGGTCGACTACCGCCATGCGCCCGAGGCGCGCTTTCCCGCCGCGGTCGACGACGGCTTCGCCGCCGTGCGCTGGATCGCGGCCAACGCCGATGCCCTCGGCGGCGACGCGAGCCGGCTCGCGGTGTGCGGCTGGAGCGCCGGCGGCAACATCGCCGCCGTGGTCTGCCAGATGGCGCGCGACGCCGGTGGACCGCCGATCGCCGGGCAGGTGCTGGTCACGCCCGCCGTCGGTTGCGATTTCACCCGTCCGTCGTACGTCGAGAACGCCGACGGCTACGTCCTCACGATCTCACTCATGCATTGGTTCTGGGACCACTACGCCGATCCCGCCGATCGGCAGAATCCCAAGGCGTCGCCGATACGCGCGCGGGATCTCTCCGGCCTCCCGCCTGCGCTCGTCGTGACCTGCGAGTTCGATCCGCTACGGGACGAGGGTGCAGCGTACGCCGAGGCGCTGGCGGGGGCCGGCGTCGAGGCGCGACACCTGCCGTGCCGGGGCCAGATCCACACCTCGGTGCCGGCGGTGGACGTGATCCTCTCGGCCGCCGGCGCGCGCGAGGAGATCGGCGCCGCGCTCCGCCGCTTCCTGGGTGCGGCGGCGCCGGTCGAGCGGGCCCGGCGGATCGGCTAGACCCGATCGAAGAACAGGACCTCGCGCACTTCGACGGGCCCCCACTTCGCGTG
Coding sequences within it:
- a CDS encoding DUF4242 domain-containing protein, which translates into the protein MPKYVIERDIPGAGKLSPDQLQSISQRSCTVLDRLGPKIQWLQSYVTDDKIYCVYIAPDEETVREHAKQGGFPANRVAEVRAIIDPTTAE
- a CDS encoding MAPEG family protein — its product is MSVPVLVLLLFAGWTLATLLATVGVYRWSHILTGRAALSEFRADEQQGSDWYRRAMRAHANCLENLPLYAAIVVAIVASGARSPTLDTLAVVMLAARVLQTLTHVTFPQTDPVVGVRFAFFFTQLVCMAAMGTIVALHA
- a CDS encoding sigma-70 family RNA polymerase sigma factor — its product is MPSTEDVPDDELMRQVAGGSAEALALLHRRFARSIFRLASHSVDRAAAEDLVQDVLLTVWRNAGRFDPERGTVRAWVLQIAHFRLLNELRRRSRQPEIVADPEGLVLDRLPATGLGPAEATAQQHRRDALKSALDQLPPPQREALGLAFLDDLTHEEVAAELGLPLGTAKTRIRAGLQKLRATIGPQWAALATFCLLAALGVRYATERATLVRYDRALSMITASDSVNLRLAPEAGVPQETHARYRGRPGVGVAVVTLSQLPPAPAGKTYQAWVRHGATWTSLGTTLPDAGGSARLIAESEALASLPDGVEVTLEPRSGSVTPSGPVIVAWAPG
- a CDS encoding DoxX family protein, whose translation is MIERLWSWLLHPPVTGPRATTLIRMMAGAVFFWEGILKFVYENQGVGRFTKLGMPFPLFTAHVVGWLEMVGGFALMVGLGTRLIAIPFIIEMLVAWLSTKPAIFLGTSPLPLPPSPPQVGIWAVLHEMRSEYAQTMSCIFLLLAGPGPWSLDAVLEARRSDDRRRPSEPAEPRRLGAGTQS
- a CDS encoding alpha/beta hydrolase fold domain-containing protein is translated as MSAQNGGQGEPGKLDFDVVVVGAGFAGLYMLYRLRALGFSATVIESADDVGGTWYWNRYPGARCDIESIDYSYSFDPALQTEWQWSERYATQPEILRYLGYVADKHDLRRDIRFSTRVESAAWDGAAKRWRVRTDRGDELRCRFYVMATGCLSLPKTPDIEGVARFRGETYYTNRWPHAGVDFSGKRVAVIGTGSSGIQSIPIIARQAAELTVFQRTPNFSRPAFNGPVAAEKKARFDADPAAYREAARWSRAGVPAEPSMVRTFQVSERERLAKYEEAYASGDLLALGSTFADLGADPRANETVCDFMRGKIRSIVRDPATAETLCPNNHFYGTKRPCIDTNYFETFNLPHVHLVDLRKDPIRTITETGIDTASRSFTFDAIVFATGFDAMTGAIVAVDIKGRDGVALARKWAEGPRTYLGLMTSGFPNFFTITGPGSPSVLSNMVVSIEQHVDWIGACLAHMRAERLDAVEPTPVAEAGWVQHVNDCGDITLFPRADSWYMGANVPGKPRVFLPYVGGVDRYRKACDEVVGRGYLGFAFDGPGGARCNDGVVNRLQLDVAMVLELMAGLGLPPIESLSAADARALWAATAIDRPPGPDVGDVADGVLRGAAGPLVYRRYRPSTPGPHPIVVYFHGGGWVLGGLDSDDPFCRDLCVRSDAVVVSVDYRHAPEARFPAAVDDGFAAVRWIAANADALGGDASRLAVCGWSAGGNIAAVVCQMARDAGGPPIAGQVLVTPAVGCDFTRPSYVENADGYVLTISLMHWFWDHYADPADRQNPKASPIRARDLSGLPPALVVTCEFDPLRDEGAAYAEALAGAGVEARHLPCRGQIHTSVPAVDVILSAAGAREEIGAALRRFLGAAAPVERARRIG